From one bacterium HR11 genomic stretch:
- the acyP gene encoding Acylphosphatase, whose amino-acid sequence MVARRYFVSGIVQGVGYRYFVVRVARRIGVRGYVRNLPDGRVEVYAEGTPEQLDQLRAYLREGPPAAVVQGVEEAEVPPSGRWDSFEVVY is encoded by the coding sequence ATGGTCGCTCGGCGGTACTTCGTCAGCGGCATCGTCCAGGGCGTCGGCTACCGGTACTTTGTCGTGCGGGTCGCCCGCCGGATCGGTGTACGGGGCTATGTCCGGAACCTGCCCGACGGGCGGGTCGAGGTCTACGCCGAGGGGACGCCGGAGCAGTTGGATCAGCTCCGGGCCTATCTCCGGGAGGGTCCCCCGGCGGCCGTCGTCCAGGGGGTCGAGGAGGCGGAGGTCCCGCCCTCGGGCCGATGGGACAGCTTTGAGGTCGTGTATTGA
- the rmlA gene encoding Glucose-1-phosphate thymidylyltransferase — translation MKALVLAGGKGTRLRPLTYTMAKQLAPVANRPILYYVIRHVLEASIEDIGVIISPETGDQVRAALAEHFPGRSFTFILQEQPLGLAHAVRVARPFLGDDPFVMYLGDNLIGQGIRDLVEAFYREQADAVILLKEVPDPRMFGVAEVDGDGRVRRLIEKPPTPPSRLALVGVYVLAPCIHEAVEAIRPSWRGELEITDAIQYLLDRGYRVQSRILQSWWLDTGKKDDLLEANRIVLDEQVHRSIEGHVDADSRVVGRVTIEKDARVIRSEIRGPAVIGAGTLVDESFIGPYTSVGRHCLLRRATLQHCVLLDGVRIDGVVRLEDSLIGRNAVIRRAFPDRSALRLFIGDDAEVVL, via the coding sequence GTGAAGGCCCTGGTCCTGGCCGGCGGGAAGGGCACCCGTCTGCGGCCCCTCACGTACACGATGGCCAAGCAGTTGGCCCCCGTGGCGAATCGCCCGATCCTCTATTACGTCATCCGACACGTCCTGGAAGCGTCTATCGAGGACATCGGGGTCATCATCTCGCCGGAGACGGGCGACCAGGTCCGGGCCGCCCTGGCCGAGCATTTCCCGGGTCGGTCCTTCACGTTCATCCTACAAGAGCAACCCCTGGGCCTGGCCCACGCCGTCCGGGTCGCTCGGCCCTTCCTGGGCGACGACCCCTTCGTCATGTACCTGGGCGACAATCTCATCGGCCAGGGCATCCGAGACCTCGTCGAGGCCTTCTATCGAGAACAGGCCGACGCCGTTATCTTACTGAAAGAGGTCCCGGACCCCCGGATGTTCGGCGTGGCCGAAGTCGACGGCGACGGCCGGGTTCGGCGCCTCATCGAAAAACCCCCGACGCCGCCGAGTCGGCTCGCCCTCGTCGGCGTGTACGTCCTGGCCCCCTGCATCCATGAAGCCGTCGAGGCCATCCGGCCTTCCTGGCGGGGGGAATTGGAAATCACGGATGCGATTCAGTATCTACTCGACCGGGGCTACCGAGTCCAGAGCCGGATCTTGCAGAGCTGGTGGCTCGACACGGGCAAGAAGGACGACCTCCTGGAGGCGAACCGGATCGTCTTGGACGAGCAGGTCCACCGCTCCATCGAAGGCCACGTCGATGCCGACAGCCGGGTCGTCGGTCGGGTGACGATCGAGAAGGACGCCCGGGTCATTCGGAGTGAAATCCGGGGCCCCGCCGTCATCGGGGCCGGCACCCTGGTCGACGAATCGTTCATCGGTCCCTACACGAGCGTCGGTCGGCACTGCCTCCTGCGCCGGGCGACCCTGCAACACTGTGTCCTCCTCGACGGGGTCCGCATCGACGGCGTCGTCCGTCTGGAGGACAGCCTGATCGGTCGGAATGCCGTCATCCGTCGGGCCTTCCCCGACCGGTCGGCCCTGCGCCTGTTCATCGGCGACGACGCCGAGGTCGTGCTGTGA
- the sat/cysC_2 gene encoding putative bifunctional SAT/APS kinase, with product MTYPKTRTLIEPYGGRLVDLLVTGDERVELAERAKRLPSIQLSWRSVCDLELLATGAFSPLDRFMGRADYTRVLEDMRLANGLVFPIPVTLPVADPPPLGRDVVLRSPKNEILAVLTVEEVFAWDPTVEAQRVYGTTDPRHPLVAEMASWGRYYVSGPLKVLNLPKYYDFPELRLPPREVRRRLEAMGASDVVAFQTRNPIHRAHEWITKAAAERVGGVLLIHPVVGLTKPGDVDHYTRVRCYKVLVERYYDPNRTLLSLLPLAMRLAGPREAVWHGIIRRNYGANYFIVGRDHASPGRDSTGRPFYGPFDAQELFASLEAEIGVKMIAFDEVVYLPDEDRYEEARRVPPGRRVWTLSGTQVREDYLANGRPLPAWFTRPEVAEVLARAYPPRHRQGFCVWLTGLPCAGKSTLAEALTAMLLERGRSVTLLDGDEVRTLLSKGLGFSREDRDANILRIGFVAAEVVRHGGAVVVAAVSPYEATRDRVRSMVGEDRFVLVYVNTPLEVCEQRDAKGLFARARRGEIRGVTGIDDPYEPPLAPDLVADTVRYSPEENARRIIEYLTRQGFLRDEEASIASPSGNAYHGAGTDVLTERLGS from the coding sequence ATGACATATCCAAAGACGCGGACCCTCATCGAGCCTTACGGGGGCCGGCTGGTGGACCTCCTCGTCACGGGCGACGAGCGGGTCGAGCTGGCCGAACGGGCGAAGCGCTTACCGAGCATTCAATTGTCCTGGCGCTCGGTGTGCGACCTGGAGCTCCTGGCGACGGGGGCCTTCTCGCCCCTGGACCGCTTCATGGGTCGGGCCGATTACACGCGAGTCCTCGAGGACATGCGCTTGGCCAACGGCCTCGTCTTCCCGATCCCCGTCACCCTGCCCGTGGCCGACCCGCCGCCCCTCGGGCGGGACGTCGTCCTGCGGTCGCCGAAAAACGAGATTCTGGCCGTCCTGACCGTCGAGGAGGTCTTCGCCTGGGACCCGACCGTCGAGGCCCAGCGGGTCTACGGGACGACCGACCCCCGTCATCCCCTGGTCGCCGAGATGGCGTCCTGGGGCCGCTACTACGTCAGCGGTCCCCTGAAGGTCTTGAACCTGCCCAAGTATTACGACTTTCCCGAACTGCGGCTCCCGCCCCGGGAGGTCCGCCGCCGGCTTGAGGCGATGGGCGCCTCCGACGTCGTCGCCTTTCAGACCCGCAATCCCATCCATCGGGCCCACGAGTGGATCACGAAGGCCGCCGCCGAACGGGTCGGGGGCGTCTTGCTCATCCATCCGGTCGTCGGCCTGACGAAGCCGGGCGACGTGGACCACTACACCCGGGTCCGGTGCTACAAGGTCCTGGTCGAACGTTACTATGACCCCAACCGCACGCTCTTGAGTCTCCTCCCCCTGGCGATGCGCCTGGCGGGTCCCCGGGAGGCCGTCTGGCACGGGATCATCCGCCGGAACTACGGGGCCAACTACTTCATCGTCGGCCGGGACCACGCCAGCCCGGGCCGGGACTCGACGGGCCGGCCTTTTTACGGGCCCTTCGATGCTCAGGAACTGTTCGCTTCCCTGGAGGCCGAGATCGGTGTGAAGATGATCGCCTTCGACGAGGTCGTCTACCTGCCCGACGAGGACCGCTACGAGGAAGCCCGCCGGGTCCCGCCGGGCCGACGGGTCTGGACCCTCTCGGGGACGCAGGTCCGGGAGGACTACCTGGCCAACGGCCGACCCCTGCCGGCCTGGTTCACCCGACCCGAGGTCGCCGAGGTCCTGGCCCGGGCCTATCCGCCCCGCCACCGGCAGGGCTTCTGCGTGTGGCTGACGGGCCTGCCCTGCGCCGGCAAGTCGACCCTCGCCGAGGCCCTGACGGCGATGCTTCTGGAGCGGGGCCGGTCGGTCACCCTCCTGGACGGCGACGAGGTCCGGACGCTTCTGTCCAAGGGCTTGGGCTTCAGTCGGGAGGACCGGGACGCGAACATCCTGCGGATCGGCTTTGTCGCCGCCGAGGTCGTCCGCCACGGGGGCGCCGTCGTGGTGGCCGCCGTGAGCCCCTACGAGGCCACGCGGGACCGGGTCCGGAGCATGGTCGGGGAGGACCGCTTCGTTTTGGTCTACGTGAATACGCCTTTAGAAGTCTGCGAACAGCGGGACGCCAAGGGCCTATTTGCCCGGGCCCGACGGGGCGAAATCCGGGGCGTCACGGGGATCGACGACCCTTACGAGCCGCCCCTGGCACCCGACCTCGTGGCCGACACGGTCCGGTACTCACCCGAGGAGAACGCCCGCCGCATCATCGAGTACCTGACCCGGCAGGGCTTTTTGCGGGACGAGGAGGCATCGATTGCTTCTCCATCTGGGAACGCCTATCATGGAGCCGGTACCGACGTGTTGACAGAGCGGTTGGGATCGTGA
- the tagG_2 gene encoding Teichoic acid translocation permease protein TagG, whose product MASAESRPVPVYDSAQVSSPFWGELVEVWRYRDLIVQLVRRDVITRYKRSVLGVAWTMLNPLGMMVVLTVAFSQVFHMVRAYPAYLLIGLLVWNFFAQTTVATMRHLMWGADLLHRIYVPKTTFALSAVGTGLVNFVLALGPLVVILLALGLPLRPPVVCLPAALCLLTAFTLGVGLLLSTLAVFFPDVADMYEIALLAWMYLTPIIYPEEVIPATYRFWVLNLNPMYHLLKLFRQPLYYGLWPTPERWATATVIALTALLIGWWAFTRKADELAYRL is encoded by the coding sequence ATGGCTTCGGCAGAAAGTCGTCCTGTCCCGGTTTACGATTCGGCTCAAGTTTCTTCTCCCTTTTGGGGGGAGCTGGTCGAGGTCTGGCGTTACCGGGACCTCATCGTCCAACTCGTCCGACGGGATGTCATCACCCGGTACAAGCGGTCCGTCCTGGGCGTCGCTTGGACGATGCTGAATCCTCTGGGTATGATGGTCGTCCTGACGGTCGCCTTCTCCCAAGTTTTCCATATGGTACGGGCTTATCCGGCTTACTTGCTCATAGGATTACTCGTCTGGAACTTCTTTGCTCAAACGACGGTCGCCACCATGCGCCACTTGATGTGGGGTGCCGACCTCCTGCACCGTATCTACGTCCCCAAGACGACCTTTGCCCTATCGGCCGTGGGGACGGGCCTCGTCAACTTCGTCCTGGCCCTGGGCCCTCTGGTAGTCATCCTTCTGGCCCTGGGCTTGCCCTTACGTCCCCCGGTCGTATGCCTCCCGGCGGCCCTATGCCTGCTGACGGCTTTTACCCTGGGCGTCGGTCTGCTCCTCTCGACGCTGGCGGTCTTTTTCCCGGACGTCGCCGATATGTATGAAATCGCCCTGCTGGCTTGGATGTATCTGACCCCCATCATCTACCCGGAGGAGGTCATCCCGGCGACCTACCGTTTTTGGGTCCTGAACCTGAACCCGATGTACCACCTCCTGAAGTTATTCCGACAGCCCCTCTACTACGGTCTTTGGCCGACACCCGAACGCTGGGCCACGGCGACGGTCATCGCCCTGACCGCCCTCCTCATCGGGTGGTGGGCCTTCACGAGGAAAGCCGATGAGCTGGCCTACCGCCTCTGA